The sequence ACCAAACTGCTCGTCGTCACCGGCACCGCCACCGTCCCCCGGGGTTGCCCCGCCAAAATCAACTCCATCACCACCGCCGTCAGGACTGAACCCTGCATCGCCGTCCCGGTTTCATCCACCAGCACCAACCGTTCCCCGTTGGCACTCACCTGCACCCCCAAATGCGCCCGCACCGCCTCCACCACCCGCCCCAACTGTTGCAGGAGACTTTCCTTTTCCTCGGAACTGAGGGGGGTCTGGCGCAAACTGGCATTCAACACCAAGGGGTCGCACCCATAGCCCACCAGCAATTCCGGTAGCACCGCCCCCGACACCCCGTAGGCATAGTCCACCACCACCTTCGCCCGGGACTGGCGAATCGCCTCCACCTGGAGTTGTTGCTGAAACGCCCCGCAGTACAGGTCCACCACCCGCCCCGGCACCGTCATATCCCCAATGTCCGCCAACGCCGCCCGCCGAAACTCCTCCCGCACCAGGGTCGCCTCAATTTTTTTCTCCAGCGAGGGGGGAATGTTGATCCCCTGGTGATCCAAAAACTCAATCAAGACGTGCCCCGCCTGATCCGGGTCGAGCCGCACGTGGACTCCCCCGTCCACCCCCAACACCGGCGCCACCAACCGGCTGATGGGAATGGCATTCGCCTCCAGGTTTTGCACCTGCACCCCCACGGACATCAGACCCGAAATAATCGAACGGGAAATCATCCGGGAAACCTTGCGCTGATCCCGGGACACCTGCACCTGCGCCCCTGGCGGTAAACAGGAACCAAAAGCCGCCCCCAACCGAATCGCCAACTCCGGGGTAATGTCCACATTCGCCAACCCCGACACCCCCCGCGCCCCGAATAAATGCCTGCGGGCCCCCGTGCCCCAAATCAGATTGGTGCTGACCGTCGCCCCCGGTTCAATATATTTCCCCGGCCAAATGCGACAGCCACTTTGCACCTGGGCTTCCTCCCCCACGCTACACAGATGCCCCAGCACCGCCCCCTCCAAAATCTGCACCCGACGACCGAGGCGACTGCCCCGCCCCACCACACAAGCCCGCAGGTGACTTTCCTCCCCTACCACCACCCCGTTGAGGATCACCGGGCGTTTCAAATCCGCCTGCGCCCCCACCGTCACATAATCCCCAATCACCGTCCCCGCCCCCAACCGCACCCCCGCCCCGATCCGACAATAATGACCGATCAATACCGGCGGCTCCCACACCACCGAGGGGTCAAGGCGCACCTGTTCCCCCATCCACACCCCACTTTGCACCTGGCGATAGGACTCCGCCAACCGCACCCGCCCCGTCAACGCATCCCACTGCACCTGGCGATACCGCTCCAAATTCCCCACATCACACCAATAGCCCCCGCTCACAAACCCGTACACCGGTTCCCCCCGGGCGAGCAATTGGGGCAATAAATCCTGGGCAAAATCCGCCGGTTGATCCGGGGACAAATACCCTAAAACCTCCGGCTCCACGATGTAGGCACCCATATTCACCCGGTCGGAAAACACCTCCCCCGGCGTAGGTTTCTCCAACAACCGCACCACCCGCCCCTCCCCATCCGTAATCACCACCCCAAACTCCGCCGGATCGGGCACCTGCGTCAAAATCACCGTCAGTTTCGCCCCCCGCTCCCGGTGAAAACTAATCGCCGCCTGCAAATTCACATCCGTGATCACATCCCCGCTCACCACCACAAAGGTTTCCGGCAAAAGGGAAGCCACCTGCCGCACACAGCCCGCCGTCCCCAGGGGTCGCAATTCCTCCACCGCATAGGACACCTGCACCCCAAACTCCCGCCCATCCTGGAAATAGGACTGCACCGCATCCGGCAAATAATGCAGGGTCATGATCAATTCCGTCAGCCCATGCCCCCGCAACCACGCCAGGGTATGCTCCGCAATCGGACGGTTCAGCACCGGCATCAACGGCTTAGGTAAATCGCAGGTCAAAGGGCGCAACCGCGTCCCCGCCCCCCCCGCCATCAGTACCGCCCGCATTCGGTTTCCCCAAACGATAGATTCCTTCCTTAACTAATTATGACCGCCCCACCCCCTGGACATGGGCTAAACTGAGAAATGTAAAGTTATCTAACAAAAATGTTTAGGTTCTCCCCCGTTCTTAACCCCCAGCAACGGCAAAAGCTCGACCCCAGCGACGACCATTTATTTTATGATTTCCCCCGTTTTGTGACCCATGTGGACGAGGGGTTTATCCAGAGATTAACCCAACTCTATCGAGAGCGATTAACCCCAGGGGGAAAAATCCTGGATTTAATGAGCAGTTGGGTCTCCCATTTGCCCCCGGAAATGGAATTTTCCGAAGTCGTCGGGCATGGCATGAACCAGGAAGAATTATCCAGAAATCCCCGCCTCACCCGCTACTTTACCCAGAACTTAAACCAGGTACAAAAACTACCCTTGGAAGATAATTATTTCGATGCGGTTTTGAACACCGTTTCCGTGCAATATCTCCAGTATCCAGAATTGGTATTTCAGGAAATTCATCGGATTCTCAAACCCGGCGGTATTGTGATTGTCAGTTTTTCCAATCGGATGTTTTATCAAAAAGCCATCGAAGCTTGGCGGGACGGCACAGAACAAACCCGGATACAACTGGTGAAATGCTATCTACAATCCGTGCCTGGGTTTAGCAAACCGGAAGTGATCATCCACAAAAATCTATCCGTCAATCCGGTTTTAGCCCTTATGGGTTTAGGAACCAGTGACCCCTTTTATGCGGTTCTAGCCCAGAAAATGGCATCATGATCATGTTATGCTTAATCAACCCATTTCCCATTGATCCCGATGATTTCCATCACCCCCACCTGGAGCGTTCCTACCCAAGATGACCTGCCCTGCGATGACGGTATCCCGATGGAAACCCAGCGTCACAAACTGCAAATGGATTTGCTCATTGATGGGTTGACCACCTGGTTAGACCAACGGGACAGTGGCTATGTGAGCGGCAATATGTTTATCTATTTCAGCTTAGAACAGGTACGCAATCAGGACTTTCGAGGACCAGATGTATTTGTGGTGCTGGATGTTCCCAAAAAAGAACGCAAAAGTTGGGTGGTTTGGGAAGAAGGAAAAGCTCCAGATATTGTGATTGAACTGTTATCAGAAAGTACGATGAGCCTAGATAAGGGGATAAAAAAACAAATTTACCAAAATCAAATGCGGGTATCTGAATACTATTGGTATGACCCGTTTAACCCGGCGGATTGGGCAGGTTTTGTGTTAACGCATGGGGTTTATCAGCCAATGACTGTGAATGATCAGGGTTATTTGGAAAGCCCCTGCACCGGCTTGGTCTTGCGGCAATGGCTGGGGGATTATCGGGGGGTGCATACCACCTGGTTACGCTGGGCAAATCCCGATGGGCAGGTGCTTCCTAATGCACAGGAGTTAGCCCAACAAGCCCAACAGGAAGCTCGCATCGCCCAACAACGGGCAGATTTGGCAGAACAACGGGCGGCACGACTTGCCCAAAAATTGCAAGAATTGGGAATTGATCCGAAGCAATTTCAGTAAAACCGTCCAACTACTCACGCCATTTAAGCGAATGTGATCCCGATGAATCGAGATGTCGCCGACCTGCGGCTGAATTACACCCAAAATGTTCTACTGACGGCTGACCCCGACCCCTGGGTGCAGTTCCAACAATGGTTTAACGATGCCTGCGCCGCCCCGATTCGGGAACCCAATGCCATGACTTTGGCGACGGTGGATGCCCAGGGGTGCCCGGATGCCCGCATTGTCCTGCTCAAGGGTTTTGACCCCCAGGGGTTGCAGTTTTTTACCAATATGAACAGTGCCAAGGGGCAGGAATTGGCACACCACCCCCAAGCCGCCCTGGTGTTTTGGTGGGAACCGTTGGAGCGGCAGGTGCGATTCCGGGGTACAGTCACGCCGTTGCCCCCAGAACTGTCGGATGCCTATTTCCGGCAACGCCCCCGGGATAGCCAACTGGGAGCTTGGGCATCCCCCCAAAGCCAGGTGATTCCCGACCGCTCGGTGCTGGAGGAACGGTTTACCCAACTGGTACGGGAGTACGCTGACCGGGAGATTCCCCGCCCGCCCCACTGGGGTGGCTATCGCCTCAGTCCCCATAGCATCGAGTTTTGGCAGGGTCGCCCCTCCCGCCTCCACGACCGGATTGCCTATACCTGGCAACCCGATGGCACCTGGCGGCAAACCCGTCTGGCTCCCTGACCCCCCCTGTTGCTATTTCCAACGAATAGCGTTGAAACATTTTGACATCTTAGGGAACAGCCAGGGGTTGGGTACGGGGGCGCAGTACCCCATCATCCCCCAAAACCCAGCCGCTCTCCGGCATATCCAAACGGTTTAACTCCTGGATCAGTTTAATCGCGCGGTTTTGGCGATCCGGGACAGGAATGCCCTCCCCTTGAATAATCACCGGGATCACCCGTGCCCCCAGCAGTTGCCCATCGGCGGCTAACCGGGTTTCCAAAATCAGCGAATAGCCCAACTCCCCCTGGGTCCCAAGGGTGCGATAGCCAATAAAATTGCCCAGGGAATAGGCGATCAATTTGCCCCGATAAACCTCGATGGCACGGGGGACGTGGGGGCCATGTCCCAGCACTAAATCCGCCCCCGCCTCAACCATCCGGCGGTTAAACACAATCGGATTGCCCCGGGCTTCCCCGAAAAAGACCTCATTGTGGTTGCGGGTACGCAAGGCTCCCGTACCCTCTGCGCCCAAGTGGCTGGAAATGATCACCAAATCCGCCTGGGCACGGGCTTGTTTCACCAAATTTTGGGCGGTTGTAATCTCCAATACAGAATTGTGGTAATCATAGGGGCTAAACCCAATCCAAGCCAAACGTACCCCCCGCACGGTTTGATAAAAAATTTCTCCCCGCTTGCCAAAAGACTGTAACCCAGCGGTTTGCAAATGCTGTACCGTGTCCCGCAGTCCCACATCGCCAAAATCCCCCGTGTGATTATTCGCCAAATTGAAAATCGTAAACCCCGCCTCTTTGAGAAGCTGGGCGTAGCTTGGGGGCATCCGAAAGGCAAACACCGAGTACCCATTCACATTTTTACTGCTGTAGGGATGGCGGGTGATTGCCCCTTCCAAATTGCCAAACACCACGTCCGCCCCGCCCAAATCCGCCCGCACCTGCGCCAATAACCGCCGGGGTTCAGGATGCAATCGGTAATCCGGGAAATCCGTCCCCAAAATCACATCCCCCACCGCTTTGATGGTGATCACCGTTGGCGACGGCGTGGGCACAGGCGTGGTCTGCGGTTCCACAACCTCCTGGGCAATGGTTGCTGGGGTCTGCCACTGGTACGCCAACCACCCCCCAAACACCAGGGAACCCGCCCCCACCAGCCCCAATATCATGTGGGGCAACCAGGTCGGGGATGCCGGGGTTGTCCCCCCCAAATTCAGCACCACCTGCCAATTTCCCCCGTCCAGCCAGATGGTTTGCCGGGAACGATACCCCAACCGCCCTAAACCCCGTTCGATAAACCGAGTCCACCCCTGCGCCGAAATCCCTGAATGGGCATCACAACGGATCACCAACTGCCGCCACCGTTTCTGCACCCGCACCCGGAAACCCCGGGGACGCAGGGCTTCATTCATCAAGGTTTCCAATGCCTGAGCCTGCCCCTTCTGCGCCGCATGCCACCGTGAACGCTCCATGAGTTCCCCACCACCACAGTAAGTACAGTAACCGTGAGGAAGTGAACCCTGGGTACGTTGAGCAAAGGTAAAGTGATGCCAAAATAAAGCGAATATGATTAAATACTACTTACTTTTGGGACAGATTGTCCAGATAGCGAATAATTCCCTGGGCAATACCCTGGGCGACCTGCTGGCGATAACTGCTGGAAGCCAACCGGGGGGCATCCTGGGCACCCGTGACGTAACCCACCTCCACCAAACTCGCCCGCATGGAACTCCGGCGCAGAACATAAAATCGGGCTTGGCGCACCCCCCGGTCGGGAGCATTGGTGGTTTTAAGTACGTTTTTATGAATACTGCGAGCCAG comes from Synechococcus sp. C9 and encodes:
- a CDS encoding mannose-1-phosphate guanyltransferase, giving the protein MRAVLMAGGAGTRLRPLTCDLPKPLMPVLNRPIAEHTLAWLRGHGLTELIMTLHYLPDAVQSYFQDGREFGVQVSYAVEELRPLGTAGCVRQVASLLPETFVVVSGDVITDVNLQAAISFHRERGAKLTVILTQVPDPAEFGVVITDGEGRVVRLLEKPTPGEVFSDRVNMGAYIVEPEVLGYLSPDQPADFAQDLLPQLLARGEPVYGFVSGGYWCDVGNLERYRQVQWDALTGRVRLAESYRQVQSGVWMGEQVRLDPSVVWEPPVLIGHYCRIGAGVRLGAGTVIGDYVTVGAQADLKRPVILNGVVVGEESHLRACVVGRGSRLGRRVQILEGAVLGHLCSVGEEAQVQSGCRIWPGKYIEPGATVSTNLIWGTGARRHLFGARGVSGLANVDITPELAIRLGAAFGSCLPPGAQVQVSRDQRKVSRMISRSIISGLMSVGVQVQNLEANAIPISRLVAPVLGVDGGVHVRLDPDQAGHVLIEFLDHQGINIPPSLEKKIEATLVREEFRRAALADIGDMTVPGRVVDLYCGAFQQQLQVEAIRQSRAKVVVDYAYGVSGAVLPELLVGYGCDPLVLNASLRQTPLSSEEKESLLQQLGRVVEAVRAHLGVQVSANGERLVLVDETGTAMQGSVLTAVVMELILAGQPRGTVAVPVTTSSLVEQVARYHEGRVIRTKANATALMRAGQEQPRLLCAGSGELGFIFPQLHPGFDAMFTTAKILELLTVQERSLAQIRTDLPTVAWKHQPIHCPWRLKGAWMRHLVETHPPNLLDLTDGVRLFPQGYDPDHWVLFLPDATEPILHLVVNGLTREWVNDWGSEYRQRLQNFIEQQEV
- a CDS encoding class I SAM-dependent methyltransferase, which codes for MFRFSPVLNPQQRQKLDPSDDHLFYDFPRFVTHVDEGFIQRLTQLYRERLTPGGKILDLMSSWVSHLPPEMEFSEVVGHGMNQEELSRNPRLTRYFTQNLNQVQKLPLEDNYFDAVLNTVSVQYLQYPELVFQEIHRILKPGGIVIVSFSNRMFYQKAIEAWRDGTEQTRIQLVKCYLQSVPGFSKPEVIIHKNLSVNPVLALMGLGTSDPFYAVLAQKMAS
- a CDS encoding Uma2 family endonuclease; protein product: MISITPTWSVPTQDDLPCDDGIPMETQRHKLQMDLLIDGLTTWLDQRDSGYVSGNMFIYFSLEQVRNQDFRGPDVFVVLDVPKKERKSWVVWEEGKAPDIVIELLSESTMSLDKGIKKQIYQNQMRVSEYYWYDPFNPADWAGFVLTHGVYQPMTVNDQGYLESPCTGLVLRQWLGDYRGVHTTWLRWANPDGQVLPNAQELAQQAQQEARIAQQRADLAEQRAARLAQKLQELGIDPKQFQ
- the pdxH gene encoding pyridoxamine 5'-phosphate oxidase, whose protein sequence is MNRDVADLRLNYTQNVLLTADPDPWVQFQQWFNDACAAPIREPNAMTLATVDAQGCPDARIVLLKGFDPQGLQFFTNMNSAKGQELAHHPQAALVFWWEPLERQVRFRGTVTPLPPELSDAYFRQRPRDSQLGAWASPQSQVIPDRSVLEERFTQLVREYADREIPRPPHWGGYRLSPHSIEFWQGRPSRLHDRIAYTWQPDGTWRQTRLAP
- a CDS encoding CapA family protein; translation: MERSRWHAAQKGQAQALETLMNEALRPRGFRVRVQKRWRQLVIRCDAHSGISAQGWTRFIERGLGRLGYRSRQTIWLDGGNWQVVLNLGGTTPASPTWLPHMILGLVGAGSLVFGGWLAYQWQTPATIAQEVVEPQTTPVPTPSPTVITIKAVGDVILGTDFPDYRLHPEPRRLLAQVRADLGGADVVFGNLEGAITRHPYSSKNVNGYSVFAFRMPPSYAQLLKEAGFTIFNLANNHTGDFGDVGLRDTVQHLQTAGLQSFGKRGEIFYQTVRGVRLAWIGFSPYDYHNSVLEITTAQNLVKQARAQADLVIISSHLGAEGTGALRTRNHNEVFFGEARGNPIVFNRRMVEAGADLVLGHGPHVPRAIEVYRGKLIAYSLGNFIGYRTLGTQGELGYSLILETRLAADGQLLGARVIPVIIQGEGIPVPDRQNRAIKLIQELNRLDMPESGWVLGDDGVLRPRTQPLAVP